Proteins encoded by one window of Lycium barbarum isolate Lr01 chromosome 11, ASM1917538v2, whole genome shotgun sequence:
- the LOC132619094 gene encoding transcription factor MYB15-like has translation MVRTPCRDENGRKKGTWTPEEDRKLAAYVTKYGCWNWRQLPKYAGLARCGKSCRLRWMNYLRPNIKRGNYTKEEDEIILKLHAQLGNKWSVIAAQLPGRSDNEIKNHWHTALKKRATNYAPNSSDNSSKKCHNKNSTEGNTRRKSVEKQNASPNMSSHENIVLESSQWSPKQSSSEELSSYSITDYQQEHKVFQEEALEETSGNFWTEPFVVDSFNSILAPSIDYCGLMCPPSPFIADEFLSSFDLDGFNW, from the exons ATGGTGAGAACACCTTGCCGCGACGAAAATGGAAGGAAGAAGGGGACTTGGACTCCTGAGGAAGATAGGAAGTTAGCAGCATATGTTACTAAATATGGCTGCTGGAACTGGCGCCAACTTCCTAAGTATGCTG GTCTAGCAAGGTGTGGAAAGAGCTGCAGACTTAGATGGATGAATTACTTAAGGCCCAACATTAAAAGAGGAAACTACACCAAAGAAGAAGACGAAATCATCTTGAAGCTGCATGCTCAACTTGGAAATAA GTGGTCGGTTATTGCTGCTCAGTTGCCAGGAAGATCAGACAATGAGATAAAGAATCATTGGCACACTGCACTTAAGAAGCGTGCTACTAATTATGCTCCAAACTCAAGTGACAATTCAAGCAAGAAATGCCATAATAAGAACAGTACTGAAGGCAATACTAGAAGAAAGAGTGTGGAAAAACAAAATGCAAGTCCAAATATGAGTTCACATGAAAATATAGTACTGGAAAGTTCACAATGGTCACCAAAGCAGTCATCAAGTGAAGAACTCTCCTCCTATAGTATCACTGATTATCAACAAGAACATAAAGTTTTTCAAGAAGAAGCTTTGGAGGAAACTAGTGGAAACTTTTGGACTGAACCATTTGTAGTCGATAGTTTCAATAGTATTCTAGCTCCTTCAATTGATTACTGTGGACTTATGTGTCCACCTTCTCCATTTATAGCTGATGAATTTCTTTCCTCCTTTGACTTAGATGGTTTTAATTGGTAA